One window from the genome of Pararhizobium gei encodes:
- a CDS encoding transglycosylase SLT domain-containing protein: MVKATRLLLLTLAGLATSICSASANAGICEAQITAAAEKYQIPPGILYSVGLTETGRKGSLQPYAMNIEGKAYFAESPAEVLQQFAAARARGAKLIDLGCMQINHHFHGENFSSPDEMLDPKKNVEYAARFLASLHARHETWTMAVARYHAGPNNNPAQKKYVCRVIANLVATGYGKWTPNASQFCR; this comes from the coding sequence ATGGTAAAAGCGACGCGTCTTCTGCTGCTGACGCTGGCGGGACTGGCGACGTCTATATGTAGTGCCAGCGCCAATGCGGGCATTTGCGAAGCGCAGATTACGGCGGCTGCAGAAAAGTACCAGATCCCGCCAGGTATCCTCTATTCGGTCGGCCTGACCGAGACAGGGCGCAAGGGATCGCTCCAACCCTATGCCATGAACATCGAGGGAAAAGCGTATTTTGCTGAGAGCCCTGCCGAGGTCCTGCAGCAATTTGCTGCGGCACGGGCACGCGGCGCGAAGCTTATCGATCTCGGTTGCATGCAGATCAACCACCACTTTCACGGGGAGAATTTCAGCTCACCAGACGAGATGCTGGACCCGAAAAAGAACGTCGAATATGCCGCCCGGTTCCTCGCCAGCCTCCATGCCAGACATGAAACCTGGACCATGGCGGTGGCGCGATATCATGCCGGCCCCAACAATAATCCCGCCCAGAAAAAATATGTCTGCCGCGTGATCGCCAACCTCGTCGCGACGGGGTATGGAAAATGGACTCCCAACGCGAGTCAGTTCTGCCGATAA
- a CDS encoding flagellar hook-length control protein FliK, translated as MSMRSVDDNLAGIVPGRAAKSASKSGQISQDMDAAKQRAGFSSAFADAGRKNQPAISIAAKPQTEVAARPAGHVPSSLRTSLVAMPVRAHDDVAADAGRGIGTAKEMPAIGRTREVPAVLRDVDVPAEGLAKKLIAERAGKDMPGEARAKAEPAIPGDSQEMPSLPSDTEIPAEGLAKKLIVERADMPGEARAKAAPVISGNPQEMPALRSETDVPAEGLAKKQPADLPRNLPMAGPTREPSAFRISKENASKENIVQSRPKHMPAEIVAKTLPVERPTILLPTERQVKISPSEAVAKIVPAETAAKELPAFRHTKEAPEALSKKMPSIAVALDAPSSGRLKETPIEVFEKKSPLTAAKDLPALGVVKETPVLSTAKALPSQAATKDVVVSARESGADAKTVRLEARPSDPRSEARTKETSAVSPVKDAPIKDAPLKDATTKVATLLDVPAKIAPQRDVPMDSRDTRAAEKAKISATPVPAARETEPSHTPILKSAQPSLAKIEPETAIRTKAEPAMPVSKADPVLPVSKAVAAPDRESAAVSGRPPAEARKLDRLPQDTISENHPKIGSQVETPAVVVPAPAQRAISVTGPQDSDQTVKPSPVVSSSQTDIRPPTPILLPSTTGVDAPPVEDTIEGNAAEKATALLESPKVPLSHHDVETRDASADEPGAKSPVDPADTMPVDVNQLLQMLGVAPGHTTAVPAAALHDSSEFAEFQALADRAGEIRTVSLDTADAKPPAAMPDDRSASRSAAGASDQVFRFARADGKGQPVSMSLASDGDKTVAKSDLQASASMPAKMETVTVLEARRYLGLAPASNAAVVTSQISTSPEWAPVLKSGAEALTPTVPGSAGKALDTLKIQMNPIDLGMVTATLRLKDDELHVQLRVETGEAFRQLSDDQGEMVKALRAQGFAVDQVSVVFNAPDRSGADTTAQQAPSYTGQGRETAGEGAAAHERGQQNDGNSQQQSRGRWAGNDGKSDASSAADAGGTGDVYM; from the coding sequence ATGAGCATGCGATCGGTTGACGACAATCTAGCGGGTATAGTGCCCGGGCGGGCAGCGAAATCTGCCTCGAAATCTGGGCAGATCTCGCAGGACATGGACGCTGCAAAGCAGCGCGCCGGCTTTTCCAGCGCATTTGCCGACGCCGGCAGGAAGAACCAACCCGCAATCTCGATTGCCGCGAAGCCTCAGACGGAAGTCGCCGCCCGGCCGGCTGGACATGTTCCTTCCTCATTGAGGACAAGCTTGGTCGCGATGCCTGTAAGGGCTCATGACGACGTGGCAGCTGACGCGGGACGGGGTATTGGCACTGCCAAGGAAATGCCGGCGATCGGCCGCACACGCGAAGTCCCTGCGGTGCTGCGAGATGTCGACGTGCCGGCCGAAGGCTTGGCGAAAAAGCTGATTGCCGAGCGAGCCGGGAAAGACATGCCCGGCGAGGCGCGCGCCAAGGCTGAGCCGGCCATTCCCGGTGATTCCCAGGAAATGCCCTCCCTGCCCAGCGACACGGAGATCCCGGCCGAAGGGCTGGCGAAAAAGCTGATCGTCGAGAGAGCCGACATGCCCGGGGAGGCACGCGCAAAGGCTGCGCCAGTCATTTCCGGAAATCCGCAGGAAATGCCCGCCCTACGTAGCGAAACGGACGTCCCGGCTGAGGGCCTTGCCAAAAAACAACCTGCAGACCTGCCCAGGAACCTGCCTATGGCGGGACCCACGAGAGAACCGTCTGCCTTCCGCATCTCGAAAGAAAATGCCTCGAAGGAGAATATTGTCCAGAGCCGGCCGAAACACATGCCGGCCGAGATTGTCGCGAAAACATTGCCGGTGGAGCGGCCGACGATTTTGCTCCCCACCGAGCGACAGGTAAAGATCTCGCCTTCCGAGGCGGTGGCGAAAATCGTACCTGCCGAGACGGCTGCAAAGGAGTTGCCGGCCTTCAGGCACACAAAGGAGGCCCCCGAGGCACTTTCGAAGAAGATGCCGTCCATCGCCGTTGCCCTGGACGCGCCTTCGTCTGGCCGACTCAAGGAAACGCCCATCGAGGTGTTTGAAAAGAAGTCACCCCTGACCGCCGCCAAGGATTTGCCGGCCCTTGGCGTCGTCAAAGAAACGCCCGTTCTCAGCACTGCAAAGGCCTTGCCGTCTCAGGCTGCCACCAAGGACGTTGTTGTGTCTGCGCGCGAAAGCGGTGCCGACGCCAAAACCGTCCGTCTGGAGGCCCGTCCAAGCGATCCGCGTAGCGAGGCGCGGACAAAGGAGACATCCGCAGTCTCACCGGTCAAGGACGCACCGATAAAGGACGCACCATTAAAGGACGCAACGACGAAAGTTGCGACACTGCTTGACGTGCCGGCAAAGATTGCGCCGCAAAGGGATGTCCCGATGGATTCGCGCGACACCCGAGCTGCGGAAAAAGCGAAAATATCAGCAACACCAGTTCCGGCGGCACGGGAAACGGAGCCTTCTCACACACCAATTTTAAAGTCCGCGCAGCCGAGTCTTGCAAAGATTGAGCCTGAAACGGCCATTCGGACGAAGGCCGAACCGGCCATGCCTGTGTCGAAGGCCGACCCGGTTCTGCCGGTATCAAAGGCTGTTGCAGCGCCTGACCGCGAGAGCGCAGCAGTCAGCGGTCGTCCGCCTGCCGAGGCCAGGAAACTGGATAGGTTGCCACAGGATACGATCTCTGAAAATCATCCAAAGATTGGCTCGCAGGTGGAAACGCCGGCAGTTGTTGTCCCTGCTCCGGCCCAGAGGGCCATATCGGTGACGGGTCCGCAGGATTCTGACCAGACCGTCAAGCCGTCGCCGGTTGTCAGTTCGTCCCAGACCGATATACGCCCGCCGACACCGATCTTGCTTCCTAGCACGACGGGCGTTGACGCGCCCCCGGTTGAAGACACCATCGAGGGCAACGCCGCCGAAAAGGCAACGGCCTTGCTTGAAAGCCCGAAGGTGCCCCTCTCGCATCACGATGTTGAAACTCGTGATGCGAGCGCAGACGAACCCGGCGCGAAGTCCCCGGTCGATCCTGCGGACACCATGCCCGTGGACGTCAACCAACTGCTGCAAATGCTGGGTGTCGCTCCCGGTCATACAACTGCCGTACCTGCGGCGGCCTTGCACGACAGCTCCGAGTTTGCGGAGTTTCAGGCTCTGGCCGACCGGGCAGGCGAAATCAGGACCGTCTCCTTGGACACGGCTGATGCCAAACCTCCGGCGGCGATGCCTGATGACAGGAGCGCATCCCGCAGTGCTGCCGGGGCGTCCGATCAGGTGTTTCGTTTTGCCCGCGCGGATGGCAAAGGCCAGCCGGTATCGATGAGCCTTGCGTCCGACGGTGACAAGACCGTTGCGAAATCGGACCTGCAGGCGTCCGCATCAATGCCTGCGAAAATGGAAACCGTGACGGTTCTGGAGGCGCGCCGCTACCTCGGTCTGGCGCCCGCCAGCAATGCCGCCGTGGTGACCAGCCAGATCAGCACCAGCCCGGAATGGGCGCCGGTTCTGAAGTCCGGCGCCGAGGCGCTGACGCCGACGGTCCCTGGGTCGGCCGGCAAGGCTCTCGATACGCTCAAGATCCAGATGAACCCCATCGACCTGGGTATGGTGACTGCCACGCTCAGGCTCAAGGACGATGAATTGCACGTTCAGCTCAGGGTCGAGACCGGGGAAGCCTTCAGGCAACTGAGCGACGATCAGGGCGAAATGGTCAAGGCCCTGCGGGCGCAAGGTTTTGCCGTCGATCAGGTCAGCGTCGTCTTTAATGCGCCGGACCGCTCCGGGGCAGACACGACAGCTCAACAGGCGCCATCCTACACCGGGCAGGGGCGCGAAACCGCCGGCGAGGGAGCAGCAGCCCATGAGCGCGGCCAGCAAAATGACGGCAATAGCCAGCAACAGAGCCGTGGAAGGTGGGCGGGGAATGATGGTAAAAGCGACGCGTCTTCTGCTGCTGACGCTGGCGGGACTGGCGACGTCTATATGTAG
- a CDS encoding flagellar hook protein FlgE has translation MSLYGMMRTGGSGMNAQANRLGTVAENIANANTTGYKRASTEFSSMILPTTNGSYNSGGVETKIRYNISGEGAKTYTTSGSDLAIDGGGFFIVEGGSGQEYLTRAGAFTQDGAGNLVNAAGYSLLGYEYGDGADPTVVVNGFDGLAKVNLSSDGLVAKGSTQGTMGANLPSGAAVGDASKTSLIVYDSQGNTRILDFNYTKTAANTWTVEVQDRTTYTPGTAANPGDPLAVPPIPATPAVPATGILGTKTLEFNPAGDLLTTPTTITTAAMPGLAGTGAELASLTIDLGKTTQLGYKFNPDGGSIDGNAPSKVAGFQIDDDGIVYIKYENNKLEPRYRIALASVQSPDNLVPQSGNVYSQGVESGVIVTGFAGSGDFGDVISGALESSNVDIAEELTSMIESQRSYTANSKVFQTGADLLDVLVNLKR, from the coding sequence ATGAGTCTTTACGGAATGATGAGAACCGGCGGTTCCGGCATGAACGCTCAGGCAAACCGCCTGGGCACGGTGGCCGAAAATATCGCCAATGCCAACACCACCGGCTACAAGCGGGCATCCACAGAGTTTTCGTCGATGATCCTGCCGACGACGAACGGTTCGTACAACTCAGGCGGTGTCGAGACCAAGATCCGCTACAATATTTCCGGCGAAGGCGCCAAGACCTACACCACGTCCGGGTCCGATCTGGCGATTGACGGCGGCGGCTTCTTCATCGTGGAAGGCGGCAGTGGCCAGGAATACCTGACACGCGCCGGCGCTTTCACCCAGGACGGTGCAGGCAATCTCGTTAACGCGGCCGGCTACAGCCTGCTGGGCTATGAATATGGCGACGGTGCCGATCCGACAGTCGTGGTCAACGGTTTCGATGGTTTGGCCAAGGTCAACCTCTCGTCCGACGGCCTCGTGGCAAAAGGCTCGACCCAAGGCACGATGGGAGCCAATCTTCCGTCAGGTGCTGCCGTAGGCGATGCTTCGAAAACCTCGCTGATCGTCTATGACAGCCAGGGCAATACTCGCATTCTCGATTTCAACTACACGAAAACCGCTGCCAATACCTGGACGGTCGAAGTGCAGGACAGAACGACCTACACGCCCGGCACAGCCGCCAATCCCGGCGATCCCCTGGCGGTTCCGCCGATCCCGGCAACCCCGGCGGTTCCGGCGACCGGCATCCTCGGAACGAAAACGCTTGAATTCAATCCGGCTGGCGACCTTCTGACCACGCCCACCACCATCACCACGGCTGCCATGCCTGGTCTGGCCGGCACCGGCGCCGAGCTTGCCTCGCTGACGATCGACCTCGGCAAGACCACGCAGCTCGGCTACAAGTTCAATCCGGACGGCGGATCCATCGATGGCAACGCGCCCAGCAAGGTAGCCGGCTTCCAGATCGACGATGATGGCATCGTCTACATCAAGTACGAAAACAACAAGCTCGAGCCGCGCTATCGTATCGCTCTTGCCAGCGTTCAGAGCCCTGACAATCTCGTGCCGCAATCCGGCAACGTTTATTCTCAAGGCGTCGAGTCCGGCGTGATCGTCACCGGCTTTGCAGGCTCCGGCGATTTCGGCGACGTAATCTCCGGCGCTCTCGAAAGCTCCAACGTCGATATTGCGGAAGAGCTGACCTCAATGATCGAATCGCAACGCAGCTATACGGCGAACTCGAAGGTCTTCCAGACCGGCGCCGATCTGCTTGACGTTCTGGTCAACCTGAAGCGCTGA
- the rem gene encoding transcriptional activator Rem, producing MIVVVDERELVKDGYTSLFGREGVPSTGFDPSEFGDWVSTAADSDIDAVEVFLIGQGQQAMSLPRAIRDRSQAPVIAISDSPSLETTLAFFDCGVDDVVRKPVHPREILARAAAIRRRLKALTNYIDIGPIRVFSDGRDPEVHGAVFALPRRERRILEYLVSNRGRRVSKTQIFNAIYGIFDEDVEENVVESHISKLRKKLRKRLGFDPIDSKRFLGYCIDWS from the coding sequence ATGATCGTTGTGGTTGATGAGCGTGAGCTTGTAAAAGACGGATATACTTCACTGTTCGGGCGGGAGGGCGTGCCTTCCACAGGGTTCGATCCAAGCGAATTCGGTGACTGGGTCAGCACGGCGGCTGACTCGGATATCGACGCGGTGGAAGTCTTCCTGATCGGTCAGGGACAGCAGGCCATGAGCCTGCCCCGGGCAATAAGGGATAGGTCCCAGGCGCCGGTGATCGCCATCAGCGATTCTCCCTCGCTGGAAACGACGCTGGCCTTTTTCGACTGCGGCGTCGACGACGTCGTACGCAAGCCGGTTCATCCCCGTGAAATCCTCGCCCGTGCCGCGGCCATTCGCCGTCGTTTGAAGGCGCTGACGAACTATATCGATATCGGCCCGATCCGGGTGTTCTCGGACGGCCGCGATCCGGAAGTCCATGGCGCGGTTTTTGCCTTGCCGCGGCGCGAACGCCGCATCCTGGAATATCTGGTCTCCAACCGCGGACGCCGCGTGTCGAAGACGCAGATCTTCAACGCCATCTACGGCATTTTCGACGAAGACGTCGAAGAGAACGTCGTGGAAAGCCACATCAGCAAGCTGCGCAAGAAGCTGCGCAAGCGGCTCGGCTTCGATCCGATCGATTCCAAGCGTTTCCTTGGCTACTGCATCGACTGGAGCTGA